One genomic window of Corynebacterium sp. sy039 includes the following:
- a CDS encoding 1-acyl-sn-glycerol-3-phosphate acyltransferase — translation MQNKLYWFLKHIVVGPLLHIYNRPTMEGKEKIPAHGSAILVSNHQAVMDSFYLPLLCPRQIIFPAKKEYFTTPGVVGAIQKWFFSGVGQVPLDRSASDAGQALLEAAQDVLNKGELFGIYPEGTRSPDGRLYKGKTGIARVALTTGDKIIPVAMFGTREVNPIGSWIPRPRKVHIKVGDPIDPHEYVRNAGVDPNSYEAIRGLTDHFMAALAKLSGQTYVDVYAADVKKSLEAGQGYPEEAQP, via the coding sequence ATGCAGAACAAACTTTATTGGTTCTTAAAACATATTGTTGTCGGTCCATTGCTGCATATATATAACCGTCCGACTATGGAAGGTAAGGAAAAAATACCTGCACATGGTTCTGCGATCCTTGTATCTAACCATCAAGCTGTTATGGATTCTTTTTATCTGCCGTTGTTGTGCCCACGTCAGATCATTTTTCCAGCGAAAAAAGAATACTTCACCACTCCAGGCGTTGTTGGGGCAATTCAGAAATGGTTTTTTAGTGGTGTTGGTCAGGTTCCCTTGGATCGTTCTGCCTCAGATGCAGGGCAGGCATTACTCGAAGCTGCACAGGATGTCTTGAATAAAGGGGAGCTTTTTGGGATTTATCCTGAGGGGACTCGTTCACCTGATGGTCGGCTTTATAAGGGAAAAACTGGTATTGCTCGAGTTGCGTTAACGACAGGCGATAAAATTATTCCTGTAGCGATGTTTGGTACTCGTGAGGTTAATCCTATTGGGTCGTGGATTCCGCGTCCTCGTAAAGTGCATATTAAAGTAGGCGATCCTATTGACCCGCATGAATATGTGCGTAACGCTGGCGTGGATCCTAATAGTTATGAAGCAATACGTGGTCTTACTGATCATTTCATGGCTGCTCTGGCCAAGTTAAGTGGGCAAACCTATGTCGACGTTTATGCAGCTGATGTGAAAAAATCATTAGAGGCAGGACAAGGCTATCCTGAGGAAGCACAGCCATAA
- a CDS encoding acyltransferase family protein has product MAQRLAWPDIARGLSIFGVVILHVTLAVPNGAQTQLFYYNGLFGLLRMPVFFLVAGFFARKALGMTLGEVIRKRLWFLLVPYFIWAPVELWTKQQEMHYGMGNEMPSLFFYIWHILCGQNTYWFLYALAIYTFILCASKHLQRKGKIVLLICAIITPSIVEYYAIVNEQSSLLPIIANFSYLAVFLLGVYLRPIIERYAATALSISGIGIALASLALGIVLGWNDIVYGGFSQQIIQTILFIPSAIALSVLLSKVPVLSTCVQFVGRNTLVVYLGHQLALTLVFGFLFRYRGFAFSLEADNLVDSTYFWIVLCTVVAFGGGVVMHWLSKVPVIGWTIKPPALPVRNYPKTIPNA; this is encoded by the coding sequence ATGGCGCAACGGTTAGCATGGCCTGATATTGCTCGTGGGCTATCTATTTTTGGAGTCGTCATCTTACACGTGACGTTAGCTGTTCCCAATGGAGCCCAAACCCAACTTTTTTATTACAACGGGTTATTTGGTTTGCTGAGAATGCCAGTATTCTTTCTTGTTGCTGGTTTTTTTGCACGCAAAGCACTCGGTATGACTCTTGGGGAAGTCATACGAAAACGCCTATGGTTTCTTCTCGTTCCCTATTTCATTTGGGCACCTGTGGAACTGTGGACAAAACAACAAGAGATGCACTATGGCATGGGCAACGAGATGCCTTCATTATTTTTTTATATATGGCATATCCTGTGCGGGCAAAATACCTACTGGTTTCTTTATGCACTAGCCATTTATACATTCATCCTATGCGCTAGTAAGCATTTACAGCGCAAAGGCAAAATTGTGCTACTGATCTGTGCAATCATCACCCCCAGCATTGTGGAATACTATGCCATCGTTAATGAGCAGTCTTCTCTCTTACCGATAATCGCTAATTTCAGTTATCTCGCAGTATTTCTTCTAGGTGTTTATCTGCGCCCAATTATCGAGCGCTACGCTGCTACTGCATTGAGTATTTCTGGGATCGGCATTGCACTTGCAAGCCTTGCTCTCGGCATTGTTCTTGGTTGGAACGACATCGTCTATGGCGGTTTTAGTCAGCAGATTATCCAGACGATTTTGTTTATCCCAAGTGCAATTGCCCTTTCAGTTTTATTGAGCAAAGTACCGGTGCTCAGTACCTGTGTTCAATTCGTCGGGCGCAATACGTTGGTGGTGTATCTAGGACACCAGCTGGCTCTTACCTTGGTCTTTGGTTTTCTCTTCCGTTATCGTGGTTTTGCTTTTAGTTTAGAAGCAGATAATCTCGTCGACAGTACATATTTTTGGATCGTGCTATGCACTGTAGTTGCCTTTGGCGGCGGTGTGGTCATGCATTGGCTCAGCAAAGTCCCTGTTATCGGGTGGACAATTAAACCTCCAGCATTACCAGTGCGAAACTACCCAAAAACCATTCCAAACGCCTAA
- a CDS encoding class II 3-deoxy-7-phosphoheptulonate synthase — MSWTVDIPKEALPDLPPLPGAMQTQFEDVISRDAKQQPTWDADVAANVRKILESVPPIVVAPEVTRLKKQLADVANGKAFLLQGGDCAETFESNTEPHIRANIKTLLQMAVVLTYGASTPVVKMARIAGQYAKPRSSNLDGNGLPNYRGDIVNSVEATPEARRHDPARMIRAYANSSAAMNLVRALTNSGTADLNRLTEWNRKFVADSPAGARYEALAKEIERGLQFMGACGVSDDTLRSADIFASHEALLVDYERAMLRLATNEEGKTELYDLSAHQLWIGERTRGIEDFHVNFAAMIANPIGIKIGPTITPEEAVAYAEKLNPEREPGRLTMVARMGHDKVRSVLPGIVQAVEKEGHKVIWQSDPMHGNTFTASNGYKTRHFDKVIDEVQGFFEVHRALGTHPGGIHIELTGENVTECLGGAEDITDVDLPGRYESACDPRLNTQQSLELSFLVAEMLRN, encoded by the coding sequence GTGAGTTGGACAGTAGATATCCCTAAAGAAGCCCTGCCAGATTTACCTCCGTTGCCAGGTGCAATGCAAACACAATTTGAGGATGTTATTTCTCGTGACGCGAAACAACAGCCTACGTGGGACGCTGATGTTGCCGCTAATGTTCGCAAGATTCTTGAATCAGTGCCTCCCATTGTGGTTGCTCCTGAAGTTACCAGGCTCAAGAAACAGCTTGCCGACGTCGCTAATGGCAAAGCATTTCTCCTTCAAGGTGGCGATTGCGCAGAAACATTTGAGTCCAATACTGAGCCGCATATTAGAGCAAACATTAAGACATTGCTCCAAATGGCAGTAGTGCTTACTTATGGAGCGTCTACACCTGTAGTGAAAATGGCGCGTATCGCTGGTCAATACGCAAAGCCTCGTTCTTCTAATCTCGATGGCAATGGTTTGCCAAATTACCGTGGTGATATTGTCAATAGCGTTGAGGCCACACCCGAAGCTCGTCGTCACGACCCTGCCCGAATGATCCGCGCTTATGCTAATTCTTCAGCGGCAATGAACTTGGTTCGTGCTTTGACTAATTCTGGAACAGCAGATCTTAATCGCTTAACGGAATGGAATCGTAAATTCGTTGCTGATTCCCCAGCGGGTGCTCGCTATGAAGCATTAGCAAAGGAAATCGAGCGTGGTTTGCAGTTCATGGGTGCTTGTGGAGTATCTGACGATACGCTGCGTTCAGCGGATATTTTCGCATCTCATGAGGCACTTTTGGTCGATTATGAGCGTGCCATGTTACGCCTTGCGACCAATGAAGAAGGCAAGACAGAACTCTATGATCTTTCCGCCCACCAATTGTGGATTGGCGAACGCACTCGTGGCATTGAGGATTTCCATGTGAACTTTGCAGCAATGATTGCTAATCCTATTGGCATAAAGATCGGTCCTACAATCACTCCAGAAGAAGCCGTTGCTTATGCTGAGAAACTCAATCCTGAGCGTGAACCTGGTCGGCTTACTATGGTTGCCCGCATGGGACACGATAAAGTTCGCTCTGTGCTGCCTGGTATTGTGCAAGCAGTAGAAAAAGAAGGACATAAGGTCATTTGGCAGTCTGACCCTATGCACGGTAATACGTTCACCGCTTCTAATGGTTACAAGACTCGTCATTTCGACAAGGTTATTGACGAAGTACAGGGCTTCTTCGAGGTTCATCGAGCTTTGGGCACACACCCAGGTGGCATTCACATTGAATTGACTGGCGAAAATGTTACCGAGTGCCTTGGTGGTGCAGAAGACATTACCGATGTCGATTTGCCAGGACGCTATGAGTCTGCGTGTGATCCGCGCCTGAATACTCAGCAATCATTAGAGCTGTCTTTCCTCGTGGCAGAAATGCTGCGCAACTAA
- a CDS encoding MFS transporter: MSSPLSTNASSAQNTEKTHTIRTIIAASSGNLVEWFDFYIYAFFSVYFAEKFFTGTGETGALFKSAGILFVGFLMRPIGGYIFGRIADRRGRKTSMLIAIISMCLGSLLMAVLPTAESVGALAPFLLLLVRCFQGISVGGEYGSTATYMSEVATPERRGFYSSFQYVTLIGGQLLASLLAVIMTIFLSEEQISGGWWRLPFVIGALAGLVALWLRSHLHETTSSEERNEKGAGTFREVLAHPRAFWVVLGFTAIGSLTFYSFSTYIQKHLINTVGYSKSDVAKVMTLCLLVFVIFQPLIGMLSDKIGRKNCMLIYVISMIIIPVPFFSLINNQNSLIISGFLMLIPLFFLSFYTSISGIVKAEMFPTYIRGLGVGFTYAIGNSLFGGSAEYVALGMKDAGIGQLFPWYIVAMAVLGLIAVSFMHDNRTHSTIDNSESSAYARK; this comes from the coding sequence ATGTCTAGCCCACTTTCCACGAACGCTAGTAGCGCACAAAACACTGAAAAAACTCATACTATTCGCACAATTATTGCTGCCTCGAGCGGCAACTTAGTGGAATGGTTTGATTTCTATATTTACGCCTTTTTCAGTGTGTATTTCGCAGAAAAATTCTTCACCGGAACTGGAGAAACCGGTGCGTTGTTTAAGTCTGCCGGCATCTTGTTCGTTGGTTTCCTCATGCGCCCCATTGGCGGCTATATCTTTGGACGCATTGCGGATCGACGTGGACGCAAAACCTCTATGCTCATCGCTATTATCTCCATGTGCCTGGGGTCATTACTCATGGCTGTCCTCCCCACGGCAGAAAGCGTCGGCGCCTTAGCACCATTTTTATTGCTACTGGTACGGTGTTTCCAAGGCATTTCCGTCGGTGGTGAATATGGATCTACCGCTACCTATATGTCTGAAGTAGCTACTCCTGAGCGTCGTGGGTTTTATTCCAGCTTTCAATATGTGACGCTCATTGGTGGACAACTACTTGCCAGCCTGCTAGCTGTGATCATGACCATTTTCCTCTCCGAAGAACAAATTTCAGGCGGTTGGTGGCGCCTGCCATTCGTCATCGGTGCCCTTGCCGGTTTAGTGGCGTTATGGTTACGGTCCCATCTGCATGAAACCACATCTTCCGAAGAAAGAAATGAAAAAGGCGCTGGAACGTTCCGTGAAGTTTTGGCTCATCCACGAGCTTTTTGGGTAGTTCTTGGTTTTACAGCAATCGGTTCTCTTACCTTCTATTCGTTTAGCACATACATCCAGAAACATCTGATTAACACTGTTGGGTATAGCAAGTCTGACGTAGCTAAAGTCATGACTCTGTGCTTACTGGTTTTCGTTATCTTCCAACCATTAATCGGTATGCTCTCCGATAAGATCGGACGAAAAAATTGCATGCTGATTTACGTTATCAGCATGATTATTATTCCGGTGCCATTCTTTAGCCTCATCAACAACCAAAATTCTCTGATTATCAGTGGATTTTTGATGCTTATCCCATTATTCTTCCTGAGCTTCTATACCTCGATCTCAGGTATCGTCAAAGCGGAAATGTTCCCTACGTATATTCGTGGTCTGGGAGTTGGTTTTACCTACGCCATCGGCAATTCCCTCTTTGGTGGTTCTGCAGAATACGTTGCACTGGGCATGAAAGATGCTGGCATCGGTCAACTATTCCCTTGGTATATTGTTGCCATGGCCGTTCTAGGACTCATCGCGGTGTCCTTCATGCATGATAACCGCACCCACTCCACGATCGACAATAGCGAAAGCAGTGCTTATGCTCGCAAATAA
- a CDS encoding polyadenylate-specific 3'-exoribonuclease AS has protein sequence MRYFYDTEFIEDGHTIELVSIGVVAEDGREYYAVSTQANHAKANKWVRDNVLDKLPNPSDPAWRDLHTIRQDLIEFFRTGVATGGAAASSPVQLWAWVGAYDHVVLAQLWGDMSGLPSFIPRYTHELKQYWEMAGKPPLPHTPSGNHDALVDARHNREKFRCCAQKLPLSMNNTVLGI, from the coding sequence ATGCGTTATTTTTATGACACAGAGTTTATTGAAGATGGACACACTATTGAGCTGGTGTCCATTGGTGTCGTTGCAGAAGACGGCCGAGAATACTACGCAGTGTCTACCCAGGCAAATCACGCAAAAGCTAATAAGTGGGTACGAGATAATGTGCTGGATAAGTTGCCCAATCCCTCCGACCCAGCGTGGCGTGATCTCCACACAATTCGTCAGGATCTTATTGAATTTTTCCGAACAGGAGTAGCTACAGGGGGAGCTGCTGCATCATCCCCAGTGCAACTATGGGCATGGGTGGGCGCCTATGATCATGTTGTTTTAGCACAATTATGGGGTGATATGTCTGGTTTGCCATCGTTTATCCCGCGTTATACTCATGAACTCAAGCAGTATTGGGAAATGGCAGGAAAACCCCCATTACCGCATACCCCATCAGGCAATCATGATGCTTTGGTTGATGCACGTCATAATCGAGAGAAATTTCGTTGCTGCGCCCAAAAACTACCCTTGAGCATGAATAATACAGTTCTTGGCATATAA
- a CDS encoding ROK family glucokinase, producing MSLSAPTVTVGFDIGGTNMRAAVVAESGKILDTQSIPTPRTQSGLERGIKELVTYFDRSYSVAGVGVAVAGFLDPECETVRFAPHLSWRNQPVRAQLEELLQVPVILEHDANAAAWGEYAFGGAQQHKNWVFFALGTGIGATLMIDGEIYRGAFGTAPEFGHICVVPQGRKCACGKRGCLERYCSGTALVETAKELLAHTDHDSSLLQLGVDGCLTGKAIMLAAHNGDELAQQVVADFARWLGHALSTVVDILDPELILIGGGVSGGAELYLDAAREYCVQNIVGSGYRPVPEISCATLGDEAGMIGVADLARKRQLS from the coding sequence ATGTCTTTAAGCGCTCCGACGGTTACTGTTGGCTTTGATATCGGCGGTACGAATATGCGTGCTGCAGTTGTGGCAGAATCAGGAAAAATACTGGATACTCAATCAATTCCTACTCCGCGGACTCAAAGTGGACTAGAGCGAGGGATAAAAGAACTTGTCACCTATTTTGATCGTTCGTATTCTGTGGCAGGGGTAGGGGTAGCCGTCGCTGGTTTTTTGGATCCCGAATGCGAAACTGTTCGATTTGCTCCTCACCTTTCCTGGCGAAATCAACCTGTGCGCGCCCAGCTAGAAGAATTATTGCAGGTGCCAGTGATCCTAGAACACGACGCTAATGCTGCGGCCTGGGGAGAATATGCCTTTGGCGGCGCACAGCAACATAAGAACTGGGTATTCTTTGCACTTGGAACAGGTATTGGCGCCACACTGATGATTGATGGGGAAATTTATCGTGGCGCGTTTGGAACAGCACCGGAGTTTGGGCATATATGTGTAGTTCCGCAGGGAAGAAAATGCGCTTGTGGTAAAAGGGGCTGCTTGGAGCGTTATTGTTCGGGTACTGCTTTGGTGGAAACAGCTAAAGAACTATTGGCGCACACAGACCATGACTCTTCTTTGCTCCAGCTTGGCGTCGACGGCTGTTTAACTGGAAAAGCAATTATGCTAGCAGCTCACAATGGTGATGAGTTGGCGCAGCAGGTAGTGGCTGATTTTGCGCGTTGGTTAGGTCATGCGCTATCCACAGTAGTGGATATTTTGGATCCAGAGTTGATTCTCATTGGTGGTGGGGTTTCTGGTGGTGCTGAATTATATTTGGATGCGGCACGTGAGTATTGTGTGCAGAACATTGTTGGTTCGGGCTATCGACCAGTTCCTGAGATTAGTTGCGCTACATTAGGAGATGAAGCTGGTATGATTGGGGTCGCAGATTTGGCTAGAAAACGTCAACTTTCTTAA
- the pknB gene encoding Stk1 family PASTA domain-containing Ser/Thr kinase — translation MTMLQVGDVLEGRYQIEAPIARGGMSTVYRCIDTRLARYVAAKVMDDKYAHDPIFTQRFKREAQSMAKLSHPCLVGVYDFSSQGEHIFLIMELITGGTLRELLAERGPMPAHAAAAVLRSVLTGLSVAHQAGMVHRDIKPDNVLINADHQVKLADFGLVRAASASTATSTQIVGTVSYLSPEQVTGDDISARSDVYSAGILLFELLTGQTPFQGDTQISHAYARLESDVPAPSSLIDGVPKLFDDLVATATARNPDERFVDATEFLHALDDISTALNLPEFTIPVPVNSAAHRASEQLSSTAHTDLFTTDINRPGSEPTARTTALPQAEQPHETQVFPSMDAHASTAAGYGVESAHFADQSEAVVSNTNAHTPTLSNRSKTGFIAWLITVLLFTAAVAVGAWWFGSGRYGEIPQVLGMEENQAVATIEQAGFSVTTSDVYNNDIEAHHSVGTNPASGERAVRGKDITVLISRGQPTVPAIPNTNTIAAYRPLLEERTLKLVTGIQEYSDTIPEGNIIRTDPQPGETVPTDSTVTVYTSKGAAPVNVPSLEDKESKDAIEELENLGLSVTVVKEFSPRFANDHVIETDPPAGTMLPKKSAVTLKVSTAIEVPDVSGLSESEAKKRLAKAGVTVEQVTRSTSAVGESKDTVVGTSPEAQSLLDPANSNVTLILVGEVEIPNVVGKTVKEAKQILSDAGFSATVKGSTKPNAKVYWQSPTSFIVSNSAQEGTEITLHAN, via the coding sequence ATGACGATGTTACAGGTAGGAGATGTACTTGAAGGACGCTATCAGATTGAAGCTCCGATTGCTCGCGGCGGTATGTCCACAGTTTATCGTTGTATAGACACTCGCTTGGCTCGATATGTCGCCGCCAAAGTCATGGATGATAAGTACGCCCATGACCCTATCTTCACGCAGCGTTTTAAGCGAGAAGCACAGTCCATGGCCAAACTGAGCCACCCGTGTTTGGTTGGGGTATATGATTTCTCGAGCCAAGGAGAACATATCTTCCTCATCATGGAGCTTATTACAGGTGGCACATTGCGTGAGCTACTAGCAGAACGTGGTCCAATGCCTGCCCATGCCGCTGCAGCGGTACTGCGCAGTGTACTCACTGGGTTATCCGTTGCGCATCAAGCAGGGATGGTGCATCGAGATATTAAACCGGATAACGTGCTAATCAATGCAGATCATCAGGTTAAATTAGCGGATTTTGGTTTAGTACGTGCTGCATCAGCAAGTACCGCCACATCAACACAGATCGTCGGTACTGTCTCCTATCTATCTCCGGAGCAGGTCACCGGGGATGATATCAGTGCTCGCTCTGATGTCTATTCCGCTGGTATCTTGTTATTCGAGCTTCTTACTGGGCAGACTCCCTTCCAAGGCGATACCCAAATCTCTCATGCCTATGCCCGTCTTGAGTCAGATGTGCCCGCTCCTAGTTCGCTTATCGACGGCGTGCCAAAACTTTTTGACGACCTTGTCGCCACCGCAACAGCACGCAATCCTGATGAACGCTTTGTTGATGCTACCGAATTTTTACACGCTCTCGACGATATTTCTACTGCACTCAACCTCCCTGAGTTCACTATTCCAGTTCCAGTTAATTCTGCTGCACATCGCGCTTCCGAACAACTATCATCAACTGCTCACACAGACTTATTCACCACTGATATCAACCGACCTGGCTCTGAACCTACGGCACGCACCACTGCATTGCCTCAAGCAGAACAACCACATGAAACTCAGGTTTTCCCAAGTATGGATGCTCATGCCTCTACTGCTGCTGGCTATGGCGTCGAAAGCGCTCATTTTGCGGATCAAAGTGAGGCTGTGGTATCCAATACGAACGCGCATACACCAACGTTGAGCAATCGCAGCAAAACTGGTTTCATCGCATGGTTGATTACCGTCTTATTATTTACTGCAGCAGTAGCTGTGGGAGCCTGGTGGTTCGGTTCAGGACGATATGGAGAAATCCCGCAAGTATTGGGTATGGAAGAAAACCAAGCTGTCGCTACGATCGAACAAGCAGGGTTTAGCGTAACCACATCTGATGTGTATAACAATGATATTGAAGCACATCACTCTGTAGGGACTAATCCTGCCAGTGGCGAACGCGCAGTACGGGGAAAAGACATTACAGTGCTTATCTCACGTGGTCAGCCTACGGTTCCAGCAATACCAAATACGAATACAATTGCAGCTTACCGGCCACTATTAGAAGAGCGTACGCTCAAACTGGTTACCGGTATCCAAGAATATAGCGATACCATTCCCGAAGGTAATATCATCCGCACAGATCCTCAACCAGGAGAAACTGTGCCTACAGATTCCACTGTCACAGTTTATACTTCTAAAGGTGCTGCTCCAGTAAATGTGCCAAGCCTTGAAGATAAAGAGAGCAAAGACGCCATAGAAGAATTAGAAAATCTTGGTTTATCCGTTACTGTGGTCAAAGAGTTCTCCCCGCGTTTTGCTAATGATCACGTCATCGAAACAGATCCCCCTGCTGGCACCATGTTGCCGAAGAAATCTGCAGTAACGCTCAAAGTATCCACTGCTATTGAAGTGCCTGATGTATCTGGGTTGAGTGAATCAGAGGCGAAGAAACGTCTTGCTAAAGCAGGAGTGACCGTGGAACAAGTTACCCGTTCTACGAGTGCGGTTGGTGAGTCTAAAGATACTGTCGTAGGCACCAGTCCTGAAGCACAATCTCTGCTTGATCCAGCGAACTCTAATGTAACGCTCATTCTCGTAGGTGAAGTAGAGATACCGAATGTGGTAGGAAAAACGGTAAAAGAAGCGAAACAAATTCTTAGCGACGCAGGCTTTAGCGCTACGGTGAAGGGATCGACAAAACCTAATGCCAAAGTCTACTGGCAATCACCTACCAGTTTTATTGTTAGCAATTCTGCCCAAGAAGGAACGGAAATCACACTTCATGCAAATTAA
- a CDS encoding glycosyltransferase 87 family protein: MQINTLSATRTRLITITATIISCGIIAYIMRGKEDFIRYLIDTDVYRLGAIEFLGEGDLYNKDYATRLINLPFTYPPFGALFFIPFAFLGQVGAETLLTVVSALCLWLSMGAILRTADIKKPWLWALWCLPVALVFEPVHETFQFGQINLILMALVIIDITGLIPKLPRGILIGVAAAIKLTPAYFGLYFLARAQWKGVLGVIGGFLGASALAFICHPATSIQYFTSVVFHANRIGNPEYAKNVSISGINARTVDSQLVWLIVCVAITALAFFAARRATVAQKPLLAIIAIALACLCVSPVSWSHHWVWLVPTVIVLFIYNYRGLAIWGVLAAIVFPFHYYLPQTGGVESEWALWQQVLGAHYVIFALVILCITLRLPKVATAH, from the coding sequence ATGCAAATTAACACACTATCTGCCACACGCACTCGACTTATCACAATAACCGCCACCATTATCTCCTGCGGCATTATTGCTTATATCATGCGAGGCAAAGAGGATTTTATCCGTTATCTCATTGACACCGATGTATATAGACTAGGCGCGATTGAGTTCTTAGGTGAAGGTGATCTCTACAACAAGGACTATGCCACGCGGCTGATTAACTTACCTTTTACCTATCCTCCTTTTGGTGCTTTATTCTTTATTCCTTTTGCATTTTTAGGTCAAGTTGGCGCTGAAACCCTCCTCACTGTGGTGTCAGCGCTTTGCCTGTGGCTGAGCATGGGTGCTATCTTGCGTACGGCTGATATTAAAAAACCCTGGTTATGGGCACTGTGGTGCTTGCCTGTGGCTCTCGTTTTTGAGCCGGTTCATGAGACTTTCCAGTTTGGACAGATCAATCTCATTCTTATGGCATTAGTGATTATTGATATCACTGGTCTTATTCCTAAACTTCCTCGCGGTATTCTCATTGGTGTTGCTGCTGCAATTAAGCTCACCCCAGCATATTTTGGGCTTTATTTCTTAGCACGAGCGCAGTGGAAGGGCGTACTAGGAGTCATCGGTGGTTTTCTCGGCGCCAGTGCGCTTGCTTTCATATGTCACCCTGCAACAAGCATTCAATACTTCACCAGCGTTGTCTTTCATGCAAACAGAATCGGTAATCCAGAGTATGCGAAAAATGTTTCCATCTCAGGAATCAATGCACGAACCGTCGATAGTCAATTAGTGTGGCTGATCGTATGTGTGGCAATTACCGCATTAGCTTTTTTCGCTGCTCGACGCGCAACTGTGGCGCAAAAACCGCTCCTAGCGATTATTGCTATTGCGCTAGCTTGCTTATGTGTTTCTCCAGTGAGCTGGTCACATCACTGGGTGTGGTTAGTACCTACTGTGATCGTGCTCTTTATCTATAACTATCGTGGGTTAGCGATATGGGGTGTGCTGGCTGCGATTGTGTTCCCCTTCCACTACTATTTACCGCAAACTGGTGGCGTAGAGTCAGAATGGGCACTGTGGCAGCAAGTGCTTGGTGCGCACTATGTTATTTTTGCATTGGTTATTTTGTGCATAACGCTGCGTCTGCCTAAGGTGGCAACCGCTCACTAA
- a CDS encoding glycosyltransferase family 4 protein, with the protein MPRVLLVTNDFPPTLGGIQSYLRDFVATLPADDVVVFASTQNECDAQSWDAQQQYKVYRWGAKVMLPTPATARRMQEIIRAEKIDTVWFGAAAPLAMMAGAARRAGAKKVIASTHGHEVGWSMLPGARQILRYIGNSCDVVTYISSYTLNRFRRAFGDNPHYVHLPSGVSLDYFQPIATSQKEQKAAALNWHSGGPHIVCISRLVARKGQDLLIRAMPDIVSEFPNAQLIIVGGGAYEAKLRKLALKTFGLHSSHIVFSGKLSDEDMLSALQAADVFAMPARTRGAGLDVEGLGIVYLEAQACEIPVVAGNSGGAPETVTHATGVVVDGRDRAGLALALCAILKDKKRAQRMAQAGRVHAQDRWTWEIMGKRLADIVRLSSEPSR; encoded by the coding sequence ATGCCTAGAGTTCTTCTCGTAACAAATGATTTCCCGCCAACTTTAGGCGGGATTCAATCCTATCTGCGTGATTTTGTGGCAACATTGCCAGCGGATGATGTGGTGGTTTTTGCCTCAACACAAAATGAGTGTGATGCTCAATCATGGGATGCACAGCAGCAATATAAAGTCTATCGGTGGGGTGCCAAGGTCATGTTGCCTACACCTGCAACTGCGCGTCGTATGCAAGAGATTATTCGTGCGGAAAAAATAGATACGGTCTGGTTTGGGGCGGCAGCACCTTTGGCAATGATGGCAGGTGCAGCTCGTCGTGCAGGTGCAAAGAAAGTTATTGCTTCGACGCATGGGCATGAGGTTGGTTGGTCTATGCTGCCAGGAGCACGGCAGATATTGCGCTATATAGGTAATTCTTGTGATGTTGTTACCTATATTTCGTCCTACACGCTTAATCGGTTTCGTCGTGCGTTTGGTGATAATCCGCATTATGTTCATTTGCCCTCGGGGGTATCACTAGATTATTTCCAGCCAATTGCTACTTCCCAAAAAGAACAGAAAGCAGCGGCACTTAATTGGCATAGTGGTGGACCGCATATTGTATGCATTTCCCGACTCGTGGCACGCAAAGGGCAAGATCTGCTTATTCGTGCGATGCCCGACATTGTGTCTGAGTTTCCCAATGCGCAGTTGATTATTGTGGGGGGAGGGGCATATGAGGCAAAATTGCGAAAACTTGCTCTTAAGACTTTTGGTTTGCATAGCTCGCACATAGTTTTTAGCGGAAAATTGAGTGATGAGGATATGCTTAGCGCTCTGCAAGCAGCTGATGTGTTTGCTATGCCAGCGCGTACTCGTGGGGCGGGGCTAGACGTCGAAGGGCTTGGCATTGTGTATCTAGAAGCTCAAGCGTGTGAAATACCAGTTGTTGCCGGTAATTCGGGAGGTGCGCCAGAGACAGTCACTCATGCTACTGGAGTAGTTGTTGATGGTCGTGATCGTGCTGGGCTTGCTTTAGCGTTGTGTGCCATTCTCAAGGATAAAAAGCGAGCACAAAGAATGGCACAAGCAGGTCGTGTCCATGCGCAAGATCGATGGACCTGGGAGATCATGGGGAAGCGATTGGCTGATATTGTGCGATTGTCGAGTGAGCCCAGCCGCTAA